A DNA window from Kitasatospora atroaurantiaca contains the following coding sequences:
- a CDS encoding PPA1309 family protein, whose product MPNTPPAATPLTRAALEIDEYASTLGWDLPARLFALVDSAKLRKTDPAVAKKLGLTDDDEPGLTPIEQDELPAGMELDKFLGTIAWPDMVAGCALVVERLMLPPGAEQTRPKNATEAQLAEWVANHPAREEVRITAAVLRDGRKETALRLRSKDVAREVLTGPDLVPGLTDALLATFA is encoded by the coding sequence GTGCCTAACACCCCGCCGGCCGCCACCCCGCTGACCCGGGCCGCGCTGGAGATCGACGAGTACGCCTCCACCCTCGGGTGGGACCTCCCGGCCCGACTGTTCGCCCTGGTCGACAGCGCCAAGCTGCGCAAGACCGACCCCGCGGTGGCCAAGAAGCTGGGCCTGACCGACGACGACGAGCCCGGCCTCACCCCGATCGAGCAGGACGAACTGCCCGCCGGGATGGAGCTGGACAAGTTCCTCGGCACCATCGCCTGGCCGGACATGGTGGCCGGCTGCGCCCTGGTGGTCGAGCGCCTGATGCTCCCGCCGGGCGCCGAGCAGACCCGCCCGAAGAACGCCACCGAGGCCCAGCTCGCGGAGTGGGTGGCCAACCACCCGGCCCGCGAGGAGGTGCGGATCACCGCCGCCGTCCTGCGCGACGGCCGGAAGGAGACGGCCCTGCGCCTGCGCTCCAAGGACGTCGCCCGCGAGGTGCTCACCGGCCCCGACCTGGTGCCCGGTCTCACCGACGCGCTGCTGGCGACCTTCGCCTGA